The following coding sequences lie in one Arthrobacter sp. SLBN-122 genomic window:
- a CDS encoding serine/threonine-protein kinase: protein MSSKRPVAPPPRIPGFTYISLLGSGGFSDVYLYEQDRPRRKVAVKVLLSDLKTEGARRRFESEANLMAQLSSHPYIVTIFEAEVTDDGHSYLAMEYCSRPSLDVRYRRQRFSVDEVLAVGIQVASAVETAHRAGIAHRDIKPANILVTDYNRPALTDFGISGTLAGDSDDDSGMSIPWSPPEQFRDGSVDGVMVDVWALGATLYTLLAGRSPFVMPGADNSQRELINRISNMALPKLGRADVPESLELALATAMAKSPLSRYSSAHAFALALQRIQAELNLSVTPFEVLEEPQQEESHPDDGTEETRVRSIAAIDPERTGSAPTFPARTRPNPSGTGTDATGRRGGALPPSHFTPVTPGQGKPTPPAVPSIPARTTWAAATGTASAGAAAPLTGAGDGAGQGEWAQSTVLRGSAGPASYGAPVTDTAGASQDTAYTADATVQRAVKVDEPGEMPEADHSKRNLWLALAGGTLLALAAVVGIVVANTATGTPKVVETQQASKPPADALDNGTVPDVESLKGTIGGDGEASFTWTNPQPKDGDTYKWKVYTIGGGEGGFQAIAQPPVRVRPNPTGQTCIQVMIVRTDGAFSPLGSGSIACAGQ from the coding sequence TTGAGTTCCAAACGGCCCGTTGCGCCGCCGCCCCGCATCCCGGGGTTCACCTATATCAGCCTGCTGGGGTCCGGCGGGTTTTCCGATGTCTACCTGTATGAACAGGACCGGCCGCGCCGCAAGGTCGCCGTCAAGGTGCTGCTCTCGGACCTCAAGACCGAAGGCGCGCGGCGGCGTTTCGAGTCCGAAGCCAACCTCATGGCCCAGCTGTCCTCGCACCCGTACATCGTCACGATTTTCGAGGCTGAAGTTACGGACGACGGGCATTCCTACCTGGCCATGGAGTACTGCTCCCGGCCCAGCCTGGACGTGCGGTACCGGCGCCAGCGCTTCAGCGTGGACGAGGTCCTGGCCGTCGGCATCCAGGTGGCCTCCGCCGTCGAAACCGCCCACCGGGCCGGGATCGCCCACCGCGACATCAAGCCCGCCAACATCCTGGTGACGGACTACAACCGTCCCGCCCTCACCGACTTTGGCATCTCCGGCACCCTGGCCGGGGATTCAGACGACGATTCGGGCATGTCCATTCCCTGGTCCCCGCCGGAGCAGTTCCGGGACGGCAGCGTTGACGGCGTCATGGTGGACGTGTGGGCCCTCGGCGCCACGCTGTACACCCTGCTGGCCGGACGCTCCCCCTTCGTGATGCCCGGGGCAGACAACTCCCAGCGTGAACTGATCAACCGGATCTCCAACATGGCGCTGCCCAAACTGGGCCGTGCCGATGTGCCGGAATCACTGGAACTGGCCCTGGCCACGGCCATGGCCAAATCGCCCCTGTCCCGGTACTCCTCCGCGCACGCATTCGCGCTTGCCCTGCAGCGCATCCAGGCCGAGCTCAACCTTTCCGTCACGCCCTTCGAGGTCCTCGAGGAGCCCCAGCAGGAAGAGAGCCACCCGGACGACGGCACCGAGGAGACGCGCGTCCGCAGCATTGCCGCCATCGACCCCGAGCGGACCGGCAGCGCCCCCACGTTCCCGGCCCGTACGCGCCCCAACCCCAGCGGCACCGGGACAGACGCAACGGGCCGCAGGGGAGGCGCCCTCCCGCCGTCGCACTTTACCCCCGTGACGCCCGGCCAAGGCAAGCCGACTCCCCCGGCGGTGCCCTCCATTCCGGCCCGCACCACCTGGGCTGCAGCCACCGGAACGGCGTCGGCAGGGGCAGCCGCGCCTCTTACAGGCGCGGGCGACGGCGCCGGGCAGGGGGAGTGGGCCCAGTCCACCGTCCTGCGCGGCAGCGCAGGGCCGGCCAGCTATGGCGCGCCGGTAACGGACACGGCGGGAGCTTCGCAGGACACTGCCTACACCGCCGACGCAACAGTGCAGCGGGCCGTGAAGGTGGACGAGCCCGGCGAGATGCCGGAAGCAGACCACAGCAAGCGCAACCTGTGGCTCGCGCTCGCCGGCGGCACCCTCCTGGCACTGGCGGCAGTGGTGGGCATCGTGGTGGCGAACACGGCAACGGGCACCCCGAAGGTCGTGGAAACCCAGCAGGCCAGCAAACCCCCGGCCGATGCTCTGGACAACGGCACCGTGCCTGACGTCGAAAGCCTTAAAGGCACTATCGGCGGCGACGGGGAAGCCAGCTTCACGTGGACCAACCCGCAGCCCAAGGACGGGGACACCTATAAGTGGAAGGTGTACACCATCGGCGGCGGCGAAGGGGGATTCCAGGCCATCGCACAGCCGCCGGTCCGGGTCCGTCCCAACCCGACAGGGCAGACCTGCATCCAGGTGATGATCGTGCGGACCGACGGCGCATTCTCACCGCTTGGGTCCGGCTCCATCGCGTGCGCCGGCCAATGA
- a CDS encoding FtsK/SpoIIIE domain-containing protein, producing MRIRLTLRREPADAKDLAVTVDGMATVADIATVLWAADPDRKGTPAPDNLSLRIDEAFVGAGISGNILAREDNLLESGLRPGSVVSLAQVSGQFHEPGAGRGPAAATLRVLSGPDVGREFSLPTGTSYIGRDRDVDIRLTDPLTSKRHARITVGDAIEIVDTNSANGLLMDGLPVTRATLNSSDTVTLGDTTVTVVPLGHNHAAAPTSPLVDFNRSPRVVPRFEVPKRVLPAGPKRPEDHPFPYIMLVAPLMMGAVIFAVTQNVLSMVFMLMMPLFIVGHYVDQKMRTRKQQKEQLKQFRAAMAAFRQDLTGLQQVERAVRLQEAPSVSDTVDAIYKLGPLLWTHRPEHSSFLGLRFGLGTAPSRIPLEEPSSNDTEVQYSREIQDCIKQFSGIEGVPVVSQLRTSGALGIAGARGLVDDVARAMVLQLVGLHSPAEVVLTAITSARSRERWNWLQWLPHVGSGHSPLGGDHLAAGAAGGSSLLARLEDLVEAREAAARRAGPDLRPGIDPVKHELEEPVLPSLLVIVEDDAPVDRGRLTRLAERGPDSGVHILWVATDVQSLPAACRDFMVVDGDHGATTGQVRLGRHTYPVSCESVDAELAAQLARMLAPVVDVGKPVNDDSDLPRAVSYVTLIGKDFLDNPQAVVERWTENNSLHATAVANRKDNGTLRALVGSKGIEPLYLDLKNEGPHALVGGTTGAGKSEFLQSWVMGMAAAYSPDRVSFLFVDYKGGAAFADCINLPHTVGLVTDLSPHLVRRALTSLRAELHYREQLLNRKKAKDLLALQREADPEAPPYLVIIVDEFAALASEAPEFVDGVVDVAARGRSLGLHLILATQRPAGVIKDSLRANTNLRVALRMADEDDATDILGVPDAAYFDPAIPGRGAAKTGPGRIQGFQTGYAGGWTTDKPQRPQIDIVEMAFGSGPSWEAPALEKPAAPEPAGPNDIARMTSTIVHAADTLALRPPRKPWLDELAKTYDFSKLPNPRTDEQLLLGVADDPVHQDQPTVFYEPDRDGNMAIYGTGGSGKSAALRGIAIAAAVTPRGGPVHVYGIDCGSAGLRMLEELPHVGEIINGDDVERVGRLLRLLRDIAELRSAQFAEVRASTIVEYRKLANRPDEKRIFVLVDGMSAFREAYEHSKLSGLWDIFLQLATDGRTLGIHLVVTGDRPNAVPASLLASIQRRLVLRLSSEDDYISMDVPRDVLTATSPPGRGLLDGLEVQLAVLGGNSNLALQAREVHKLSEAMLRQGLETAPGIERLPEQVDLDVLPTGSPDLPVIGVDDESLQPAEIMARGPLLLAGPPGAGRTVALVTLAYALRRSNPATELVYLGSRRSAVASLPIWNRAVVGPDDLAGVVEDLVEHSTGNPGTVAFFIEGLTEFTDTIAESGMAQLVTASLKADQWVIGESESSTWSSAWQLAQPFKSGRRGLLLNPGDIEGDSLLNTSLGRVSPDFIPGRGYVVGRGKARKIQVALPPENRD from the coding sequence ATGAGGATCCGGCTGACACTCCGCCGCGAACCCGCCGACGCCAAGGACCTGGCCGTCACGGTGGACGGCATGGCCACCGTGGCCGATATCGCCACCGTGTTGTGGGCGGCGGACCCCGACCGCAAGGGTACGCCTGCCCCGGACAACCTCTCCCTGCGGATCGACGAAGCCTTCGTGGGTGCCGGCATCAGCGGGAACATCCTGGCCCGGGAGGACAACCTCCTCGAATCCGGCCTGCGCCCCGGCTCGGTGGTGTCGCTGGCCCAGGTCAGCGGGCAGTTCCACGAACCCGGTGCCGGCAGGGGACCGGCGGCGGCAACCCTGCGCGTGCTGTCCGGGCCCGACGTCGGCCGCGAATTTTCGCTGCCCACCGGCACCAGCTACATCGGCCGGGACCGGGACGTGGACATCCGCCTCACGGATCCGCTCACCTCAAAACGGCACGCCCGCATCACGGTGGGCGACGCCATCGAAATCGTGGACACCAACTCCGCCAACGGCCTCCTGATGGACGGACTGCCCGTCACCCGCGCCACTCTGAACTCCTCCGACACGGTGACCCTGGGCGACACCACCGTCACCGTGGTGCCGCTGGGGCACAACCATGCGGCAGCACCGACGTCGCCCCTGGTGGACTTCAACCGCTCCCCGCGGGTGGTGCCCCGTTTCGAGGTCCCCAAGCGGGTCCTGCCTGCCGGGCCCAAGCGCCCCGAGGACCATCCCTTCCCGTACATCATGCTGGTGGCGCCCCTGATGATGGGCGCTGTCATTTTCGCGGTCACGCAGAACGTGCTTTCCATGGTGTTCATGCTGATGATGCCGCTGTTCATCGTGGGCCATTACGTGGACCAGAAGATGCGGACCCGGAAGCAGCAGAAGGAACAACTCAAGCAGTTCCGTGCCGCCATGGCCGCGTTCCGGCAGGACCTCACCGGGCTGCAGCAGGTGGAACGGGCGGTCCGGCTGCAGGAAGCGCCGTCCGTCAGTGACACCGTGGACGCCATCTACAAGCTGGGGCCGCTGCTGTGGACGCACCGGCCGGAGCACTCCTCATTCCTGGGCCTGCGGTTCGGGCTGGGCACCGCACCGTCGCGCATCCCGCTGGAAGAGCCGTCCAGCAACGACACGGAAGTCCAGTACAGCCGCGAAATCCAGGACTGCATCAAGCAGTTCAGCGGGATCGAAGGCGTCCCCGTGGTCTCCCAGCTCCGCACCTCCGGTGCCTTGGGGATTGCCGGTGCCCGCGGCCTGGTGGACGACGTAGCCCGTGCCATGGTGCTGCAGCTGGTGGGACTGCATTCCCCGGCCGAGGTGGTGCTCACCGCCATTACGTCCGCCCGGTCCCGGGAGCGCTGGAACTGGCTGCAGTGGCTGCCGCACGTTGGCTCGGGCCACAGCCCGCTGGGCGGGGACCACTTGGCCGCCGGTGCCGCCGGCGGTTCTTCCCTGCTGGCCCGCCTCGAGGACCTGGTCGAGGCCCGGGAGGCAGCGGCCAGGCGGGCAGGCCCGGACCTGCGCCCCGGCATCGACCCCGTGAAGCACGAGCTCGAAGAGCCCGTGCTGCCGTCCCTGCTCGTCATCGTGGAAGATGACGCCCCCGTGGACCGCGGCCGGCTCACGCGGCTGGCCGAACGCGGCCCTGACTCGGGCGTGCACATCCTGTGGGTGGCCACCGACGTCCAGTCGCTCCCGGCCGCCTGTCGCGACTTCATGGTGGTGGACGGCGACCACGGCGCCACCACCGGCCAGGTCCGGCTGGGCCGCCATACGTACCCCGTCAGCTGTGAGAGCGTGGACGCCGAGCTCGCTGCCCAGCTGGCCCGGATGCTGGCACCCGTGGTGGATGTGGGCAAGCCCGTCAATGACGATTCAGACCTGCCGCGCGCGGTGTCCTACGTGACCCTGATCGGCAAGGACTTCCTGGACAACCCGCAGGCGGTGGTGGAGCGCTGGACGGAAAACAATTCGCTGCACGCCACCGCCGTGGCCAACCGCAAGGACAACGGCACCCTCCGGGCCTTGGTGGGGTCCAAGGGCATCGAGCCGCTGTACCTGGACCTGAAGAACGAAGGGCCGCACGCCCTGGTGGGCGGCACCACCGGCGCCGGCAAATCCGAGTTCCTGCAGTCCTGGGTGATGGGCATGGCTGCGGCCTACAGCCCTGACCGCGTGAGCTTCCTGTTCGTGGACTACAAGGGTGGAGCCGCATTCGCCGACTGCATCAACCTTCCGCACACCGTGGGCCTGGTCACGGACCTTTCCCCGCACCTGGTGCGCCGGGCCCTCACCTCCCTTCGCGCCGAGCTTCATTACCGCGAGCAACTGCTGAACCGGAAGAAGGCCAAGGACCTGCTGGCCCTGCAGCGGGAGGCAGACCCGGAAGCCCCGCCGTACCTGGTGATCATCGTGGACGAATTCGCCGCCCTGGCCAGCGAGGCGCCCGAGTTCGTGGACGGCGTGGTGGACGTGGCCGCCCGAGGCCGCTCCCTGGGCCTGCACCTCATCCTGGCCACCCAACGTCCGGCGGGCGTCATCAAGGACAGCCTGCGTGCCAACACCAACCTCCGCGTGGCGCTGCGCATGGCCGACGAGGACGACGCCACAGACATCCTGGGGGTTCCGGATGCGGCCTACTTCGATCCCGCCATTCCGGGCCGCGGTGCGGCCAAGACCGGTCCCGGCCGGATCCAGGGCTTCCAGACCGGCTACGCCGGCGGCTGGACCACCGACAAACCGCAGCGCCCCCAGATCGACATCGTGGAAATGGCCTTTGGTTCCGGCCCCAGCTGGGAAGCGCCGGCGCTCGAGAAGCCTGCGGCGCCGGAGCCTGCGGGCCCCAACGATATCGCCAGGATGACCTCCACCATCGTGCACGCCGCCGACACACTGGCCCTCCGGCCGCCGCGGAAGCCATGGCTGGACGAACTGGCCAAGACCTACGACTTCTCCAAACTGCCCAATCCCCGCACCGACGAACAGCTGCTGCTGGGCGTCGCTGACGATCCCGTGCACCAGGACCAGCCCACCGTGTTCTATGAACCGGACCGCGACGGCAACATGGCCATTTACGGAACAGGCGGTTCCGGCAAGTCCGCAGCCCTGCGGGGCATCGCGATTGCAGCGGCCGTCACACCGCGCGGCGGTCCGGTCCACGTCTACGGCATCGACTGCGGCTCTGCGGGACTGCGGATGCTGGAGGAACTTCCGCACGTGGGGGAGATCATCAACGGCGACGACGTCGAACGCGTGGGGCGGCTGCTGCGGCTCCTCCGGGACATCGCCGAGCTGCGTTCGGCACAGTTCGCCGAGGTGCGGGCCTCCACCATCGTCGAATACCGGAAGCTGGCCAACCGGCCGGATGAGAAGCGGATCTTCGTGCTGGTGGACGGAATGTCCGCCTTCCGCGAGGCGTATGAGCACAGCAAGCTTTCCGGGCTCTGGGACATCTTCCTGCAGCTGGCCACGGACGGCCGCACCCTGGGCATCCACCTGGTGGTGACGGGGGACCGGCCCAACGCCGTTCCCGCCTCGCTCCTCGCCTCCATCCAGCGCCGCCTGGTCCTGCGCCTCTCCTCGGAGGATGACTACATTTCCATGGACGTGCCCCGGGATGTCCTCACCGCAACGTCGCCCCCGGGCCGTGGCTTGCTGGACGGGCTTGAAGTCCAGCTGGCCGTCCTGGGCGGGAACTCGAACCTGGCCCTGCAGGCCCGCGAAGTCCACAAGCTCAGCGAAGCCATGCTGCGGCAGGGCCTGGAAACCGCCCCGGGCATCGAGCGGCTCCCCGAGCAGGTGGACCTGGATGTCCTGCCCACCGGCAGCCCGGACCTGCCCGTGATCGGCGTGGACGACGAGTCCCTGCAGCCGGCCGAAATCATGGCCCGCGGACCGCTCCTGCTGGCCGGCCCGCCCGGGGCTGGGCGCACCGTGGCACTGGTCACCCTTGCCTACGCGCTGCGCCGCTCCAACCCCGCCACCGAGCTGGTCTACCTCGGGTCCCGCCGGTCCGCCGTCGCGTCCCTCCCCATCTGGAACCGCGCCGTGGTGGGCCCGGACGACCTCGCCGGGGTGGTGGAGGACCTGGTGGAACACTCCACCGGAAACCCGGGAACCGTGGCCTTCTTCATCGAAGGCCTCACCGAGTTCACCGACACTATCGCCGAGTCCGGGATGGCGCAGCTGGTCACCGCGTCCCTCAAGGCCGACCAATGGGTCATCGGCGAGTCCGAGTCCTCCACCTGGTCCTCCGCCTGGCAGCTTGCCCAGCCGTTCAAATCCGGCCGCCGCGGCCTGCTGCTCAACCCAGGGGACATCGAGGGTGACAGCCTGCTCAACACCTCCCTGGGCAGGGTCAGCCCCGACTTCATTCCCGGCCGCGGTTACGTGGTGGGACGGGGCAAAGCCAGGAAAATCCAGGTGGCGCTCCCGCCGGAAAACCGGGACTGA
- the ligA gene encoding NAD-dependent DNA ligase LigA: MSTGPGPAEQTAARTEAPNEPDAVPTEALREEYENLVDLVRKYRFAYYQEDSPLVSDAEFDALFRRLEEIEALHPELVSNDSPTQEVGGEVSAAFAPVEHLQRMYSLEDVFSLEELEAWLNRAEASIERIGDGSAKAAWLTELKIDGLAVNLLYRDGKLVRAATRGDGTTGEDITHNLLTIKEIPQELRGSGFPAEMEVRGEVFIPSEAFAEFNETLIEAGKAPLANPRNAAAGSLRQKDPAETAKRPLKMFVHGIGAREGLAAGSQSETYGLLKEWGLPVSPYFEVLETREDVLGFIKRYGDQRHKLLHEIDGIVIKVDSFATQRALGNTTRVPRWAVAYKYPPEEVHTKLLDIQVNVGRTGRVTPFGVMEPVKVAGSTVEMATLHNQDVVKAKGVKIGDIVILRKAGDVIPEIVGPVLSLRDQQDPPVRDFVMPTECPSCGTPLAPAKEGDVDVRCPNSRSCPSQLRERVFHVAGRGAFDIEALGWEAAIALTQPAEPEVPPLSSEAGLFDLTPEDLAGVRIRREKKTKGVPTGEYELVPYFFSKGTAKSPSKPTATTQKLFQELEKAKTQPLWRVLVALSIRHVGPRASRALAQAFGSMDRIRAASEEELAHVDGVGPTIAAALKEWFAEDWHLDIIDRWAAAGVRMEDERDESKPRTLEGLTVVVTGSLPNFSRDEAKEAILQRGGKAAGSVSKNTSYVVAGESAGSKLDKAGQLGIPVLDEDGFRQLLDGGPAALGDAAADGAAPGGGEAAPDADDNEEAAVPAFAGEDTVEENA; the protein is encoded by the coding sequence GTGAGCACAGGACCAGGACCCGCAGAACAGACCGCCGCCCGGACCGAGGCACCCAATGAGCCCGATGCCGTTCCCACCGAAGCCCTCCGCGAGGAATACGAAAACCTCGTCGACCTGGTGCGGAAGTACCGGTTTGCGTATTACCAGGAGGATTCACCCCTGGTCTCGGACGCCGAGTTCGACGCCCTTTTCCGCCGCCTCGAGGAGATTGAGGCGCTGCACCCGGAACTGGTGTCCAACGACTCGCCAACCCAGGAAGTGGGCGGCGAGGTCTCCGCCGCGTTCGCGCCCGTGGAACACCTGCAGCGGATGTACAGCCTGGAAGACGTTTTCTCGCTGGAGGAGCTGGAGGCCTGGCTCAACCGGGCTGAGGCCAGCATCGAAAGAATCGGGGACGGCAGCGCCAAGGCAGCCTGGCTGACCGAACTCAAGATCGACGGCCTGGCGGTCAACCTCCTGTACCGCGACGGCAAGCTGGTGCGGGCCGCCACCCGCGGCGACGGAACCACCGGCGAGGACATCACCCACAACCTGCTCACCATCAAGGAAATACCGCAGGAACTGCGTGGCAGCGGTTTTCCCGCCGAGATGGAGGTGCGCGGGGAGGTCTTCATCCCGTCCGAGGCGTTCGCCGAGTTCAATGAAACCCTGATCGAGGCCGGCAAGGCACCGCTGGCCAATCCCCGCAACGCTGCCGCGGGTTCCCTGCGGCAGAAGGATCCCGCCGAGACGGCCAAGCGGCCCCTGAAGATGTTCGTCCACGGCATCGGCGCCCGCGAAGGCCTTGCGGCCGGCAGCCAGTCGGAAACGTACGGGCTCCTCAAGGAGTGGGGCCTGCCGGTCAGCCCCTACTTTGAGGTGCTGGAGACCCGGGAGGACGTCCTGGGCTTCATCAAACGGTATGGGGACCAGCGCCACAAGCTGCTTCACGAAATTGACGGCATCGTGATCAAGGTGGACAGCTTCGCCACCCAACGCGCCCTGGGCAACACCACCCGCGTTCCCCGCTGGGCCGTGGCCTACAAGTACCCGCCGGAGGAAGTCCACACCAAGCTCCTCGACATCCAGGTCAACGTTGGCCGCACCGGCCGCGTCACCCCCTTCGGCGTCATGGAACCGGTCAAGGTTGCCGGCTCCACGGTGGAAATGGCCACCCTGCACAACCAGGACGTGGTCAAGGCCAAGGGCGTCAAGATCGGCGACATCGTGATCCTGCGGAAAGCAGGCGACGTCATTCCCGAGATCGTGGGCCCGGTCCTTTCCCTCCGGGACCAGCAGGACCCGCCGGTGCGGGACTTCGTCATGCCCACCGAATGTCCCTCCTGCGGCACGCCGCTGGCACCGGCAAAGGAGGGGGACGTGGATGTCCGCTGCCCCAATTCCAGGTCCTGCCCGTCCCAGCTTCGCGAACGGGTCTTCCACGTTGCAGGCCGGGGTGCCTTCGATATCGAGGCCCTGGGCTGGGAAGCGGCCATTGCGCTGACCCAGCCGGCCGAACCCGAAGTCCCTCCTCTGTCCTCCGAAGCCGGGCTGTTCGACCTCACCCCCGAGGACCTGGCCGGCGTTAGGATCCGCCGGGAGAAGAAAACCAAAGGCGTTCCCACCGGTGAGTACGAGCTGGTGCCGTACTTCTTCAGCAAGGGCACGGCCAAGTCGCCGTCCAAGCCCACCGCCACCACGCAGAAACTGTTCCAGGAGCTCGAAAAAGCCAAGACCCAGCCGCTGTGGCGGGTGCTGGTGGCACTGTCCATCCGGCACGTGGGCCCCCGCGCATCACGGGCCCTGGCGCAGGCATTCGGCTCCATGGACCGCATCCGGGCAGCGTCGGAGGAGGAACTGGCCCACGTGGACGGGGTGGGCCCCACCATCGCCGCGGCACTGAAGGAATGGTTTGCCGAGGACTGGCACCTTGACATCATTGACCGCTGGGCAGCCGCCGGGGTGCGCATGGAGGACGAACGGGACGAGTCCAAGCCGCGCACGCTCGAAGGGCTGACCGTGGTGGTCACCGGTTCCCTGCCCAACTTCAGCCGCGACGAGGCCAAGGAGGCCATCCTGCAGCGCGGCGGCAAGGCCGCGGGCTCCGTCTCGAAAAACACCAGCTACGTGGTGGCCGGCGAGAGCGCCGGCAGCAAACTGGACAAAGCCGGGCAGCTGGGGATTCCGGTGCTGGATGAGGACGGGTTCCGGCAATTGCTCGACGGCGGCCCGGCAGCCCTGGGGGATGCGGCAGCAGACGGCGCGGCACCTGGTGGCGGCGAGGCTGCACCGGACGCAGATGATAACGAAGAGGCGGCTGTACCGGCCTTTGCAGGGGAAGACACAGTGGAGGAGAACGCATGA
- a CDS encoding inositol monophosphatase family protein has product MTSATELLEVAKQAAAAGAGVLSSRDGNALDASNKGAAGDWVTAFDVAAENAVRDVIAAARPGDSITGEEQGSTRPANPSGYRWSIDPLDGTTNFIRNIVYYATSVAVADADGAWLAGVVNAPALGRIYYAARGQGAWLEERGTVTRLEGPVPGRTGQILATGFSYEPGIRSQQAAAFATLMDGFADVRRLGSAALDLCMVADGTHDAYGERGLNEHDFSAGALIAEEAGCWVRRPRLTSPLDGGPTDDERLDAWTCAASLELSGKFPL; this is encoded by the coding sequence ATGACGTCCGCAACGGAGCTGCTGGAGGTCGCCAAACAGGCGGCCGCTGCCGGTGCCGGGGTCCTTTCCAGCCGGGACGGCAACGCGCTGGATGCCAGCAACAAGGGGGCGGCCGGGGACTGGGTTACTGCCTTTGACGTTGCCGCCGAGAACGCGGTGCGGGACGTCATTGCCGCTGCCCGCCCGGGGGACAGCATCACCGGCGAGGAACAGGGTAGCACCCGCCCCGCGAATCCCAGCGGCTACCGCTGGTCCATCGACCCGCTGGACGGCACCACCAACTTCATCCGCAATATCGTCTACTACGCCACCTCCGTGGCAGTTGCCGATGCTGACGGCGCCTGGCTGGCCGGCGTCGTCAATGCTCCTGCGCTGGGCCGCATCTACTACGCTGCCCGCGGCCAGGGTGCCTGGCTGGAGGAGCGCGGCACGGTTACCAGGCTCGAGGGCCCCGTCCCCGGCCGCACCGGGCAGATCCTGGCCACCGGGTTCAGCTACGAGCCCGGGATCCGTTCCCAGCAGGCTGCCGCCTTCGCCACCCTGATGGATGGGTTCGCAGACGTCCGCCGGCTTGGGTCCGCGGCCCTGGACCTGTGCATGGTGGCTGACGGAACGCATGACGCGTACGGCGAGCGGGGCCTGAACGAGCACGATTTTTCGGCCGGGGCACTCATTGCCGAGGAGGCCGGGTGCTGGGTGCGCAGGCCGCGCCTCACCAGCCCCCTCGACGGCGGTCCCACCGATGATGAACGGCTGGACGCCTGGACCTGCGCCGCCAGCCTGGAGCTGTCCGGCAAGTTTCCGCTGTAG
- a CDS encoding GNAT family N-acetyltransferase gives MQQPLTIRPAVEADFPAVARITGDSYLSAGYFDDPAHPYMVKIMDVAARARQATIWVAEREGTVIGSVTLALAGEPYADIALQDELEFRMLVVDPAVQRSGAGKAMVEAILGHAKTLPGIRGVSLTTGKAWESAHGLYRKTGFERVPERDWFVPGTDTKLLVYRRDL, from the coding sequence GTGCAGCAGCCGTTAACCATCCGTCCCGCAGTCGAAGCCGATTTCCCCGCCGTGGCCCGCATCACCGGCGACTCGTACCTGTCGGCAGGCTATTTCGACGACCCCGCCCACCCCTACATGGTCAAGATCATGGACGTTGCTGCACGCGCCCGGCAGGCCACCATCTGGGTGGCTGAACGGGAAGGAACGGTTATCGGCTCCGTCACCCTGGCGCTGGCGGGGGAACCCTACGCGGACATCGCGCTGCAGGATGAGTTGGAATTCCGCATGCTGGTGGTGGACCCTGCCGTCCAGCGCAGCGGCGCCGGCAAGGCCATGGTGGAAGCCATCCTGGGCCACGCCAAGACCCTCCCCGGCATCCGTGGAGTGTCCCTCACCACCGGCAAAGCCTGGGAAAGCGCCCATGGTCTGTACCGCAAGACCGGCTTCGAGCGCGTGCCCGAACGGGACTGGTTCGTCCCCGGAACCGACACAAAACTACTGGTTTACCGGCGCGACCTGTAG
- a CDS encoding RidA family protein, whose translation MRKTFGSGSVWEQTLGYSRAVQVDNTLYISATAASGDDGIVGDDFYTQTQYILQKLGKVLADAGFAYGDVVQSKLYLTDISKWEEAGRAHGEVFGEIRPTLSLVHVLPFLDPKMLVEIELVAQKAA comes from the coding sequence ATGCGCAAAACCTTCGGCAGCGGATCCGTCTGGGAACAGACCCTCGGATATTCCCGCGCCGTCCAGGTGGACAACACCCTTTACATCTCCGCCACCGCGGCAAGCGGGGACGACGGAATCGTCGGGGACGACTTCTACACCCAGACCCAGTACATCCTGCAGAAACTCGGCAAGGTGCTGGCCGACGCCGGCTTCGCCTACGGGGACGTGGTGCAGTCCAAGCTGTACCTGACGGACATCAGCAAATGGGAAGAGGCCGGCCGGGCACACGGCGAGGTGTTCGGGGAGATCCGCCCCACCCTCTCCCTGGTCCACGTGCTGCCGTTCCTGGACCCGAAGATGCTGGTCGAGATCGAACTGGTGGCCCAGAAAGCTGCATGA
- a CDS encoding response regulator codes for MADDFRVLIVDDDFHVAKLHAAYVDSVAGFMALAPAGTASLALQAIHSLRPDLVLLDVYLPDASGLDLLQQLDVDTIILSAASDAASLRVAFRRGALGYLLKPFTAESLSQQLRSYARYRRLLGQPGALDQEAVERAKRSLIPGDVTPSSKPRSATEAAVLESLVPGEQYSAAEVASRVGVSRATAQRYLSSLADDGAVDIQLRYGTTGRPEHRYGLPAR; via the coding sequence ATGGCTGACGATTTTCGGGTCCTGATCGTGGATGATGACTTCCACGTGGCCAAGCTCCATGCAGCCTATGTTGACTCGGTGGCAGGGTTCATGGCCTTGGCGCCGGCGGGTACGGCGTCGTTGGCGCTGCAGGCCATCCACAGCCTGCGGCCTGACCTGGTGCTGCTGGATGTCTACCTGCCGGACGCTTCCGGCCTGGACCTGCTGCAGCAGCTGGATGTGGACACCATCATCCTCAGCGCCGCCTCCGATGCCGCATCCCTCCGGGTGGCGTTCCGCCGCGGCGCCCTGGGGTACCTGCTCAAGCCCTTCACCGCGGAGTCACTGTCCCAGCAGCTGCGCTCCTATGCCCGGTACCGGCGCCTCCTGGGCCAGCCGGGGGCACTGGACCAGGAGGCAGTGGAACGTGCCAAACGTTCGCTGATTCCGGGCGATGTCACCCCGTCGTCGAAACCCCGCTCGGCAACCGAAGCGGCGGTGCTGGAATCCCTGGTTCCCGGTGAGCAGTATTCCGCCGCTGAAGTGGCCTCCCGGGTGGGCGTCTCCCGGGCGACCGCACAGCGGTACCTGTCCTCCCTGGCGGACGACGGCGCGGTGGACATCCAGCTCCGCTACGGAACTACCGGCAGGCCGGAACACAGGTACGGCCTGCCGGCGCGGTAG